The stretch of DNA GGCCGACTTGCCCGGCAGGTCGAGCGTCACGACCGCCACGCGGCCGGCTTCGGTGTCTGTCCAATCGAGCCGAGTCGCCGTCATCGTTGCTATGCGGGGAAGAGGGAGAGGGCCGGTATCTGGTACGCTGGCGCCCCCCGAGCCGTTCACAGAGTTCCCCTCCCCTTGGGAGGGGGCTGCTTAAACCTTACCCCCATTTAAGCCACCGCGTGACCGCCCCCGCTTCCCCACCGCCCGCCGCCGCCCAGCCCTTCAACCCCCGCCTGAGGCTCGCGCTGGCCCTGGGAGGCGTTCTGATCGGCCTCTTGATCTTTCAGGCCACCCGCACGCCGACGGCGCCGCCCGCCCGCTCCGAGCCCCTGCCGGGGCAGTCGGGGACCGTGACGCTGCTCTTCCGGCTGCCGGACGCCGAGCCGACCATGGCGAAGATTCCTTGGGCCGAGGGGCTAACCGTGGCGGAGGCGACGGCCGGGGCGGTCGATACCGAGTGGCAGGGCGAGGGCGCGATGGCCATGCTCACCTCGCTGAGGGGGCGGCCCAACGAGGGCGCCAGCGGCCTCAACTGGCAGTTCGAGGTCAACGGCGAGTACGCCACCCGCAGCGCCGGCGCCGTCGAGCTGCGGCCGGGCGATAGCGTCTTGTGGAAGCTGGCCCCTTACGAGTAGGTTTCTGGGAAGAAGCGAGGGGCTAGGGGCTGAGGGATTAGGGGCTATGGGAAAGATTGGCGGGCCGCTTGCGCGTCCCCTCAGCCCCTCGCCCCTCGCCCCTCAGCCCCTGGCCCCTGCCTAATACCTGACCTCTGACTCCTGACACCGTTTTCGATGTCGATGCTCAACCGCAATATCGCCGCTACCGCCGCCATTTTTGTCGCCCTCGTGGCGATCGCCGTCGTGGGACGCTGGGGCCAGCCCGACTGGTGCGTCACGCCGATGGCCGCGGTGGGCCTGATGGCGGGCTACGCCCTGCCGCGGCGCTGGGCCATGGCGACGACGCTGTCGGCGATG from Botrimarina mediterranea encodes:
- a CDS encoding DUF4430 domain-containing protein, which encodes MTAPASPPPAAAQPFNPRLRLALALGGVLIGLLIFQATRTPTAPPARSEPLPGQSGTVTLLFRLPDAEPTMAKIPWAEGLTVAEATAGAVDTEWQGEGAMAMLTSLRGRPNEGASGLNWQFEVNGEYATRSAGAVELRPGDSVLWKLAPYE